A window of the Haloarcula litorea genome harbors these coding sequences:
- a CDS encoding SDR family NAD(P)-dependent oxidoreductase translates to MGDDPPVHDSLDGQVALVTGATRGIGARIAAALADRGATVYAGARDTDDVTAPAQRPVELDVTEEAEIAAAVDRIDDEAGRLDVLVNNAGVFHRSGPLHEMSTADLDHTLDVNLRGPVLVTRHALPLLLDTDGPRVVTMSSGLGRFTRGRMGGDYPAYRLSKVGVGGLTAYLDAEYGGRGLLANAADPGWVRTDMGGSGAPRTPEEGADTAVWLSRFRPGAPAGRLWKDRDPVDW, encoded by the coding sequence ATGGGCGACGACCCACCGGTCCACGACAGCCTCGACGGTCAGGTGGCGCTGGTCACGGGCGCGACCCGCGGCATCGGCGCACGCATCGCGGCCGCCCTCGCCGACCGCGGCGCAACGGTGTACGCCGGCGCTCGCGACACCGACGACGTCACCGCACCGGCCCAGCGGCCGGTCGAACTCGACGTGACCGAGGAGGCCGAGATCGCCGCCGCCGTCGACCGGATCGACGACGAGGCCGGCCGCCTCGACGTGCTCGTCAACAACGCCGGCGTCTTCCACCGTTCCGGGCCGCTCCACGAGATGTCGACCGCCGACCTCGACCACACGCTCGACGTGAACCTCCGCGGGCCGGTGCTGGTCACCAGACACGCCCTCCCGCTGTTGCTCGACACCGACGGCCCCAGGGTGGTGACGATGTCCTCGGGACTGGGCCGGTTCACCCGCGGGCGGATGGGCGGGGACTACCCCGCCTACCGGCTCTCGAAGGTCGGCGTCGGCGGGCTGACGGCGTACCTCGACGCCGAGTACGGCGGACGGGGGCTGCTGGCGAACGCGGCCGACCCGGGCTGGGTGCGGACCGACATGGGCGGCTCCGGCGCACCACGAACCCCCGAAGAGGGAGCCGACACCGCCGTCTGGCTCTCCCGGTTCCGCCCCGGCGCGCCGGCGGGCCGCCTCTGGAAGGACCGCGACCCAGTCGACTGGTGA
- a CDS encoding ribonucleotide-diphosphate reductase subunit beta — MPIINDDAEHDPNKILPIDYDWAREYYDAGVNNNWVPEEIPMQDDVTQWNGDALSDAERQLVEWNLGFFSTAESLTANNVVLALYDHVTAPECRQYLLRQAYEEAIHTDTFIYCCDSLGFDPEYLYGMYDRVPSIQEKDEFVVDLTRVINTDGFTIQTDEDLRNFLRDLVGFYVIMEGIFFYAGFAMMLGLKRQNKMVGVGQQFEYIMRDESLHVGFGVDLINQIRTENPGVWTDEFGDEVVGLITEAVELEKIYAYEACPDEILGMSPEQFAEYVEHVADRRLGQLDLPEQYGTENPFPWMSEQVDLNKEKNFFETQVTEYQSGGSLDW, encoded by the coding sequence ATGCCGATAATCAACGACGACGCCGAACACGACCCGAACAAGATACTGCCGATCGACTACGACTGGGCCCGCGAGTACTACGACGCGGGGGTGAACAACAACTGGGTGCCCGAGGAGATCCCGATGCAGGACGACGTCACCCAGTGGAACGGCGACGCGCTCTCGGACGCCGAGCGCCAACTCGTCGAGTGGAACCTCGGGTTCTTCTCGACCGCCGAGTCCCTGACCGCGAACAACGTCGTGCTCGCGCTCTACGACCACGTCACTGCCCCCGAGTGTCGCCAGTACCTGCTCAGGCAAGCCTACGAGGAAGCGATCCACACGGACACGTTCATCTACTGCTGTGACTCGCTGGGGTTCGACCCCGAGTACCTCTACGGGATGTACGATCGTGTCCCGTCGATACAGGAGAAAGACGAGTTCGTGGTCGACTTGACCCGGGTGATCAACACGGACGGCTTCACCATCCAGACGGACGAAGACCTGCGCAACTTCCTCCGCGACCTCGTCGGGTTCTACGTCATTATGGAAGGGATCTTCTTCTACGCCGGGTTCGCCATGATGCTCGGGCTGAAACGGCAGAACAAGATGGTCGGTGTCGGCCAACAGTTCGAGTACATAATGCGCGACGAGTCACTCCACGTCGGGTTCGGAGTCGACCTCATCAACCAGATCCGGACGGAGAACCCTGGGGTGTGGACCGACGAGTTCGGTGACGAAGTGGTCGGTCTGATAACCGAAGCCGTCGAGTTGGAGAAGATATACGCGTACGAAGCGTGTCCCGACGAGATCCTCGGGATGAGTCCCGAGCAGTTCGCCGAGTACGTAGAACACGTCGCCGACCGGCGGCTCGGACAACTCGACTTACCGGAACAGTACGGGACGGAAAACCCGTTCCCGTGGATGTCCGAGCAGGTCGACCTGAACAAGGAGAAGAACTTCTTCGAGACGCAGGTGACGGAGTACCAGAGCGGAGGCAGCCTCGACTGGTAG
- a CDS encoding alpha/beta fold hydrolase, which produces MVSDSVASVDGVDVHYQTAGEGHPVVLLHGGIIDAAHVSWPPVRERLAADYRVVAPDLLGYGESELAPGPYSIPRHADVVASLLDGLDCGPVTLVGTSLGGAVAIQVALERPALVETLVPLDPYGLGERLPNGTLSYLLAEVQVCNRVAIAAFRRSRRLTRASLAGIVHDLDALPADAVDAVHSEVQRPTAGAAFRRFREAEVTSDGYRTTFLDRFEALSVPTVLGHGAHDELFPLPWAERAADRIPDADLRVFEDCGHWAPREDPDAVAALVSDAAAGR; this is translated from the coding sequence ATGGTCTCCGACAGCGTCGCGAGCGTCGACGGCGTGGACGTCCACTACCAGACGGCCGGCGAGGGGCACCCGGTCGTCCTCCTGCACGGCGGCATCATCGACGCGGCACACGTCTCCTGGCCGCCCGTGCGCGAGCGACTCGCCGCCGACTACCGGGTCGTCGCCCCGGACCTGCTGGGCTACGGCGAGAGCGAGCTGGCCCCCGGGCCGTACTCGATCCCCCGCCACGCCGACGTGGTCGCGAGCCTGCTGGACGGTCTCGACTGCGGCCCGGTCACGCTCGTCGGCACCTCGCTGGGCGGAGCCGTCGCCATCCAGGTGGCGCTGGAGCGGCCCGCCCTCGTCGAGACGCTCGTCCCGCTGGACCCGTACGGGCTGGGCGAGCGGCTCCCCAACGGGACGCTCTCGTATCTCCTCGCCGAGGTACAGGTGTGCAACCGGGTCGCGATCGCGGCCTTCCGGCGGAGCCGCCGGCTCACGCGGGCGAGCCTCGCCGGCATCGTCCACGACCTGGACGCGCTCCCCGCCGACGCCGTCGACGCCGTCCACAGCGAGGTCCAGCGGCCCACCGCCGGTGCGGCGTTCCGACGGTTCCGCGAGGCCGAGGTGACCAGCGACGGCTACCGGACCACCTTTCTCGACCGCTTCGAGGCGCTGTCGGTGCCGACGGTACTGGGCCACGGCGCACACGACGAGCTGTTCCCGCTCCCGTGGGCCGAGCGCGCCGCCGACCGCATCCCCGACGCCGACCTCCGGGTGTTCGAGGACTGTGGCCACTGGGCTCCACGGGAGGACCCCGACGCCGTCGCGGCGCTGGTCAGCGACGCCGCTGCCGGACGGTAG
- the rdfA gene encoding rod-determining factor RdfA → MPAKSDAACKVDRVAERRGLTAIDERLADRWADGESLRDLEAFFNEAVLRAAMTAAGMETIDGEPSNLYRLLTDDSVTAGKRVDAESRLRRNGVDPDAVVDDFVSYQTVRTHLNDCLGVGTARESTFTAADARNTVHKLVSRTESVTLRTIERLCGTGALSIAAPSVTVSVRVACSECNDEYTFSALLDGGGCSCPAE, encoded by the coding sequence ATGCCAGCGAAGTCCGACGCAGCGTGCAAGGTCGACCGCGTGGCCGAGCGGCGGGGGCTGACAGCCATCGACGAGCGACTCGCCGACCGGTGGGCGGACGGCGAGAGCCTGCGGGACCTGGAGGCGTTCTTCAACGAGGCGGTCCTGCGGGCCGCGATGACGGCCGCGGGGATGGAGACCATCGACGGCGAGCCGTCGAACCTCTACCGCCTCCTGACCGACGACTCGGTCACCGCCGGCAAGCGGGTCGACGCGGAGTCACGCCTGCGGCGGAACGGCGTCGACCCGGACGCGGTCGTCGACGACTTCGTGAGCTACCAGACGGTTCGGACCCACCTCAACGACTGTCTCGGGGTCGGGACCGCTCGCGAGAGCACGTTCACCGCTGCCGACGCGCGGAACACGGTCCACAAGCTCGTCTCCCGGACCGAATCGGTCACGCTGCGGACCATCGAGCGCCTCTGCGGGACGGGGGCGCTGTCGATCGCCGCGCCGTCGGTGACGGTCAGCGTCCGGGTGGCCTGCTCGGAGTGCAACGACGAGTACACGTTCTCGGCGCTGCTGGACGGGGGCGGCTGTTCCTGCCCGGCGGAGTGA
- a CDS encoding ribonucleoside-diphosphate reductase subunit alpha, whose translation MSQQSTATTTDIRSIVDRARTDIETNLTAADWNDIVTEIERNLYDGASADEVYRAAVQALTARVEEEPKLKRVAAAVFRQRYYREVLGEDLTGFDLDRAYRETFVTNLRRAVDLDLLDERLTERFDLDDLADYLEPARDRQFEYMAMETLYQRYFLRTEQNGAHLELPQAFWMRVAMGIAVEEDDPQSRAKEFYDVLSKLEFTPSTPTLFHSGSTHPQLSSCYLTTVQDDLADIFDSYKHHAQLSKWSGGLGNDWTNLRSAGALIESTGVESTGVVPFLRISNDVTAAINRSGKRRGAACAYLACWHLDFPEFIDLKRNTGDERRRTPDMNTAAWVPDLFMKRVENGGEWTLFSPDEVPDLHDLTGEAFEERYREYERRAEEGELRQYERVDAEDLWRQMLTRLFETGHPWLTFKDPCNVRSPQDHVGTVHSSNLCTEITLNTSADEHAVCNLGSVNLATHVSDGELDREYLADTIETAMRMLDNVVDLCFYPTDEAERSNMRHRPVGLGTMGFHDALMRLEIPMDSETAVEKANRWQEFVSYHAILNSSKLAAEREPYPSYEGSKWDRGLLPQDTVDLLESERGREIPTEREETLDWYVVREHVEEHGMRNSNTMAIAPTATVSTINGTTPSIEPLYSNLYVKSNMSGDFTIINDHLVEDLREAGLWDDELVDRIKYHDGSIQEIDAVPDELKRLYRGAFEIDPRHQLRLTAHRQTWIDQSVSHNVFFPSTDGSLLTEVYETAWELGLKTTYYLRTLGASQIEKSTLDLSEYGKTQHRTESSSASLESDGGRPTDEGDLCRVEDPTCDACQ comes from the coding sequence ATGAGCCAGCAATCCACCGCGACGACCACCGACATCCGGTCGATCGTCGACCGGGCACGCACAGACATCGAGACGAACCTCACCGCGGCAGACTGGAACGACATCGTCACCGAGATCGAGCGCAATCTCTACGACGGCGCATCCGCCGACGAGGTGTATCGGGCTGCCGTCCAGGCGCTGACTGCGCGCGTGGAGGAGGAGCCGAAGCTCAAACGCGTCGCAGCCGCGGTCTTCCGACAGCGCTACTACCGCGAGGTACTCGGCGAGGACCTCACCGGGTTCGATCTCGACCGCGCGTACCGTGAGACGTTCGTCACGAACCTCCGACGCGCGGTCGATCTCGACCTCCTCGACGAGCGCCTCACCGAGCGATTCGACCTCGACGACCTCGCCGACTACCTCGAACCCGCTCGCGACCGGCAGTTCGAGTATATGGCGATGGAGACGCTCTACCAGCGGTACTTCCTCAGGACCGAGCAGAACGGTGCCCATCTCGAACTCCCGCAGGCGTTCTGGATGCGGGTCGCGATGGGGATCGCGGTCGAGGAGGACGATCCGCAATCCCGGGCCAAGGAGTTCTACGACGTCCTCTCGAAGCTGGAGTTTACCCCCTCGACGCCGACACTGTTCCACAGCGGTTCGACGCATCCACAGCTCTCGTCGTGTTACCTGACGACGGTCCAGGACGACCTGGCGGACATCTTCGACTCGTACAAACACCACGCACAGCTCTCGAAGTGGAGCGGCGGGCTCGGCAACGACTGGACGAACCTCCGGTCGGCCGGTGCGCTCATCGAGAGTACGGGCGTCGAGTCGACCGGCGTGGTGCCGTTCCTCCGGATCAGCAACGACGTCACGGCTGCGATCAACCGCTCGGGCAAACGCCGCGGTGCGGCGTGTGCGTACCTCGCGTGTTGGCATCTGGACTTCCCCGAGTTCATCGACCTGAAGCGGAACACGGGCGACGAGCGGCGACGCACGCCGGATATGAACACCGCCGCGTGGGTCCCCGACCTGTTCATGAAGCGCGTCGAGAACGGCGGCGAGTGGACGCTGTTCAGCCCCGACGAGGTCCCCGATCTCCACGACCTGACCGGCGAGGCGTTCGAAGAGCGCTACCGCGAGTACGAACGGCGGGCCGAAGAGGGGGAACTCAGACAGTACGAGCGCGTCGACGCCGAGGATCTCTGGCGGCAGATGCTCACTCGCCTGTTCGAGACGGGACACCCGTGGCTGACGTTCAAAGACCCCTGCAACGTCCGTTCCCCACAGGACCACGTCGGAACGGTCCACTCCTCGAACCTCTGTACGGAGATCACACTCAACACGAGTGCGGACGAGCACGCCGTCTGTAATCTGGGGAGCGTGAACCTCGCGACCCACGTCTCGGACGGCGAACTCGACCGGGAGTACCTCGCGGACACCATCGAGACCGCGATGCGGATGCTCGACAACGTCGTCGACCTCTGTTTCTACCCGACCGACGAGGCCGAACGTTCGAACATGCGACACCGACCGGTCGGGCTCGGCACGATGGGATTCCACGACGCGCTCATGCGGCTGGAGATCCCGATGGACTCCGAGACGGCGGTCGAGAAGGCCAACCGCTGGCAGGAGTTCGTCTCCTACCACGCGATTCTCAACTCCTCGAAGCTCGCGGCCGAACGGGAGCCGTACCCGTCCTACGAGGGGTCGAAGTGGGACCGCGGCCTCCTCCCTCAGGACACCGTCGACCTCCTCGAATCGGAGCGGGGCCGGGAGATTCCGACCGAGCGCGAGGAGACGCTCGACTGGTACGTCGTCCGCGAACACGTCGAGGAACACGGGATGCGGAACTCGAACACCATGGCCATCGCTCCGACGGCGACCGTCTCGACCATCAACGGGACGACGCCGTCGATCGAGCCCCTGTACTCGAACCTCTACGTGAAGTCGAATATGTCCGGGGACTTCACGATCATCAACGACCACCTCGTCGAGGACTTGCGGGAGGCCGGTCTCTGGGACGACGAACTGGTCGATCGCATCAAGTACCACGACGGGTCGATCCAGGAGATCGATGCCGTCCCGGACGAACTGAAGCGACTGTACCGCGGGGCCTTCGAGATCGACCCGCGCCATCAGCTTCGACTGACGGCACACCGACAGACGTGGATCGATCAGTCCGTCTCGCACAACGTCTTCTTCCCCTCCACCGACGGGTCCCTCCTCACGGAGGTGTACGAAACCGCGTGGGAGCTGGGGCTGAAAACGACCTACTACCTCCGAACGCTCGGCGCGTCACAGATCGAGAAGTCAACACTGGATCTCTCCGAGTACGGCAAGACTCAGCATCGGACCGAGTCTTCGTCAGCGTCCCTGGAATCCGACGGTGGCCGCCCCACCGACGAGGGCGACCTCTGTCGAGTCGAGGATCCCACCTGCGACGCCTGTCAGTAA
- the nrdR gene encoding transcriptional regulator NrdR encodes MDCPDCGNERTRVVDTETSSDGASVRRRRECRRCSFRFTTYERPEWDALQVKKRDGTIEPFDREKLRAGIERAVEKRDVAETRVTSLVDDVESTLQDRETRIVSSSLVGEHVSDRLRDVDKVAYIRFVSVYKAFSEPAEFLRELDAVLDAEVDDFEAATADDRSTDT; translated from the coding sequence ATGGACTGCCCGGACTGCGGGAACGAACGGACACGCGTCGTAGACACCGAGACCAGTAGCGACGGCGCTTCTGTCCGGCGGCGACGTGAGTGTCGACGCTGTTCGTTCCGCTTCACGACCTACGAACGTCCGGAGTGGGACGCCCTCCAGGTAAAGAAACGCGACGGAACCATCGAACCCTTCGACCGGGAGAAACTCCGCGCGGGCATCGAACGCGCCGTGGAGAAGCGCGACGTCGCCGAGACACGGGTGACGAGTCTCGTCGACGACGTCGAGAGCACGCTCCAAGACCGGGAGACACGCATCGTCTCGTCGAGTCTCGTCGGCGAGCACGTCTCCGATCGGCTACGCGACGTCGACAAGGTCGCGTACATCCGATTCGTCTCGGTCTACAAGGCCTTCTCCGAACCGGCGGAGTTCCTCCGCGAGCTCGACGCGGTCCTCGATGCGGAAGTCGACGACTTCGAAGCGGCGACAGCAGACGACAGATCGACTGACACATGA